Proteins encoded by one window of Flavobacterium sp. N502540:
- the purD gene encoding phosphoribosylamine--glycine ligase → MTILLLGSGGREHAFAWKMTQSPLCEKLFVAPGNAGTSAIATNVAMSPTDFDAIKAFVIQENVKMVVVGPEDPLVKGIYDYFKNDESLQHIPVIGPSKLGAQLEGSKEFAKEFLMKHNIPTAAYDSFTAETVENGCAFLETLQPPYVLKADGLAAGKGVLIIQDLEEAKTELRNMLVHEKFGAASSKVVIEEFLDGIELSCFVLTDGKSYKILPTAKDYKRIGEGDTGLNTGGMGAVSPVPYVDAVLMEKIETRIVKPTIEGFQKDGIEYKGFVFIGLINVKNEPIVIEYNVRMGDPETEVVVPRLESDLVELFLSVANQELDTFELKVDPRSATTIMVVSGGYPEEFEKGKIITGLENIEDSIVFHAGTKLENDSIVSNGGRVLTITSYGDDFQQAIKKSYQNIDKLSFDKMYFRKDIGFDLL, encoded by the coding sequence ATGACAATTTTACTATTGGGATCGGGCGGAAGAGAACATGCTTTTGCCTGGAAAATGACTCAGAGTCCGCTTTGCGAAAAACTTTTTGTTGCACCTGGAAATGCTGGAACGTCGGCAATTGCTACAAATGTTGCAATGTCTCCAACAGATTTTGACGCAATCAAAGCATTTGTAATTCAGGAGAATGTAAAAATGGTAGTCGTAGGCCCGGAAGATCCTTTGGTTAAAGGGATTTACGATTATTTTAAAAACGACGAGAGTTTACAACATATTCCGGTTATTGGGCCATCAAAATTAGGAGCTCAGTTAGAAGGAAGTAAAGAGTTTGCCAAAGAGTTTTTAATGAAACATAATATTCCAACTGCTGCTTACGATAGTTTTACGGCTGAAACGGTAGAGAACGGATGTGCTTTTTTAGAAACATTACAACCTCCATACGTTTTAAAAGCCGATGGTTTGGCTGCAGGAAAAGGAGTTTTGATTATTCAGGATTTAGAAGAAGCTAAAACAGAATTGAGAAACATGCTGGTTCACGAAAAGTTCGGAGCAGCGAGTTCAAAAGTGGTAATCGAAGAATTTTTGGACGGAATTGAGTTAAGCTGTTTTGTTTTGACTGATGGGAAAAGCTATAAAATCCTTCCAACAGCAAAAGATTACAAACGTATTGGTGAAGGTGATACAGGTTTAAATACTGGTGGGATGGGAGCTGTTTCTCCAGTTCCTTATGTTGATGCTGTTTTGATGGAAAAAATTGAAACACGTATCGTAAAACCAACTATCGAAGGATTTCAAAAGGATGGAATTGAATATAAAGGATTCGTTTTTATTGGTTTGATTAATGTAAAAAATGAACCAATCGTAATTGAGTACAACGTAAGAATGGGAGATCCTGAGACTGAAGTTGTAGTACCGAGATTAGAATCCGATTTAGTGGAATTGTTTCTTTCGGTAGCCAATCAAGAATTAGATACATTCGAATTAAAAGTTGATCCAAGAAGTGCAACTACCATTATGGTGGTTTCTGGAGGATATCCTGAAGAATTTGAAAAAGGAAAAATAATTACTGGTTTAGAAAATATTGAAGATTCTATTGTTTTCCATGCAGGTACAAAATTAGAAAACGATAGTATCGTAAGTAATGGAGGACGTGTATTAACGATAACTTCTTATGGAGACGATTTCCAACAGGCCATAAAAAAATCTTATCAAAACATAGATAAACTAAGCTTTGATAAGATGTATTTTAGAAAAGATATCGGCTTCGACTTACTTTAA
- a CDS encoding glycosyltransferase family 9 protein, translated as MRLSAMGDVAMTVPVLRTFVKQYPTVKVTVISRPFFKPFFEGIPNLEFFAFDEKQRHKGFTGLLRLYNDVKKLKIDAFADLHNVLRSKIVSLLFALSGKKRATVDKGREGKKELTRAENKIFAQLPTMFERHVKVFEKLGFPLDISNPEFPQKAKLGSDILEIIGDQNQKLIGIAPFAQYNSKVYPQDLMQEVIAKLAENKTYTILLFGGGKKEIEILDSFSQSFENVVNVAGKIKFQQELQLISNLDVMLSMDSGNAHIAAMLGVKAITLWGATHPYAGFLPFGQTMENALVSDRNQYPKLPTSVYGNKIVDGYEDAMRSISPKDIVKKIQLSI; from the coding sequence ATGAGACTATCCGCAATGGGAGATGTCGCCATGACGGTTCCTGTTTTACGCACTTTTGTAAAGCAGTATCCAACGGTTAAAGTCACCGTAATTTCACGACCGTTTTTTAAGCCTTTTTTTGAAGGAATCCCAAATCTTGAGTTTTTTGCTTTTGATGAAAAGCAGCGTCACAAAGGATTTACAGGGTTACTTAGACTATACAATGATGTAAAAAAACTCAAAATCGATGCTTTTGCAGACCTTCATAATGTTCTGAGATCCAAAATTGTAAGCCTTCTTTTTGCTTTAAGCGGAAAAAAAAGAGCAACAGTTGACAAAGGACGTGAAGGTAAAAAAGAACTAACTCGCGCCGAGAATAAAATTTTTGCACAATTGCCAACCATGTTCGAAAGACATGTGAAAGTGTTTGAAAAACTTGGTTTTCCTTTAGATATATCAAATCCTGAATTCCCGCAAAAAGCAAAATTAGGCTCAGATATTTTAGAAATCATTGGCGATCAAAATCAAAAATTAATTGGAATTGCACCTTTTGCACAATACAATTCTAAAGTGTATCCGCAAGATTTAATGCAGGAAGTAATTGCAAAATTGGCGGAAAATAAAACGTATACGATTTTACTTTTTGGTGGAGGAAAGAAAGAAATTGAAATCCTGGATTCGTTTTCACAATCCTTTGAAAATGTAGTTAATGTGGCTGGAAAAATTAAATTTCAACAGGAATTACAGCTCATTAGTAATTTAGACGTCATGCTTTCTATGGATTCCGGAAATGCGCATATTGCTGCAATGCTGGGAGTAAAAGCCATTACACTTTGGGGTGCTACACATCCGTATGCGGGATTTTTACCATTCGGACAAACCATGGAAAATGCTTTGGTTTCGGACAGAAATCAATATCCAAAATTACCAACATCTGTTTATGGAAACAAAATCGTTGACGGTTATGAAGACGCTATGAGATCGATTTCACCCAAAGATATAGTCAAGAAGATTCAATTAAGCATATAA
- a CDS encoding phenylacetate--CoA ligase family protein, whose protein sequence is MISLLDISLQLNGFPIKKAKTQLDEIRNLSEEQYAHFLQNRKEEIVAFHLENNSFYQELAGDNTKLEWENLPILNKQNLQKPLEERLSKGYTIKNVYLNKTSGSSGTPFVFAKDKHCHALTWTSIFMRFGWYNIDFNRSYQARFYGIPMNFAGYYKERIKDFLTHRFRFPVFDLSDDVLEKFLQKFKTKKFDYINGYTSSIVLFAKYLEQKNLILKEVCPSLKACFVTSEMLFESDKKLLEKQLNVPIINEYGASELDLIAFENLKGEWQVNSETLFLEILDENNQILPYGKEGRIVITSLFNKAHPFIRYDIGDIGILDEKSTPQKPILKKLIGRTNDIAILPSGKKAPGLTFYYVTKSIIEDDGNVKEFTIKQTQLNTFEIEYVSDIELNVTQIQKIEKAITVYLEPNLTFGFTRKTVLDRSKSGKLKQFKSYL, encoded by the coding sequence ATGATTTCTCTTCTCGATATTTCACTGCAATTAAATGGTTTTCCGATAAAGAAAGCCAAAACGCAATTGGATGAAATCAGAAATTTATCGGAAGAACAGTATGCACATTTCCTTCAGAACAGAAAAGAAGAAATCGTAGCTTTTCATTTGGAAAACAATTCTTTCTATCAGGAATTGGCTGGAGATAATACAAAATTGGAATGGGAAAATTTACCCATCCTGAACAAACAAAATTTACAAAAACCACTAGAAGAAAGGCTTTCAAAAGGCTACACCATAAAAAATGTGTACCTCAACAAAACTTCCGGATCCAGTGGAACTCCTTTTGTTTTTGCCAAAGATAAGCATTGCCATGCCCTGACCTGGACTTCTATTTTTATGCGTTTTGGCTGGTACAATATCGATTTTAATCGCTCGTATCAGGCTCGATTCTATGGTATTCCGATGAATTTTGCCGGATATTATAAAGAACGAATTAAAGATTTTTTGACGCATCGTTTCCGATTTCCGGTTTTCGATTTATCTGATGACGTTCTGGAAAAATTTCTGCAAAAATTCAAAACTAAAAAATTTGATTATATCAACGGTTACACGAGTTCGATAGTTTTATTTGCTAAGTATTTAGAACAAAAAAATCTGATCTTAAAAGAAGTCTGTCCCTCTTTAAAAGCTTGTTTTGTTACTTCGGAAATGCTTTTTGAATCCGATAAAAAACTCTTAGAAAAGCAATTGAATGTTCCGATTATTAATGAATACGGCGCTTCAGAACTCGATTTGATTGCTTTTGAAAACTTAAAAGGTGAATGGCAGGTCAATTCAGAAACACTTTTTCTAGAAATTTTAGATGAAAACAATCAGATTCTTCCATATGGAAAAGAAGGCAGGATTGTGATTACATCTCTGTTCAATAAGGCACATCCCTTTATCAGATATGACATTGGCGATATCGGAATTCTGGATGAAAAAAGTACTCCGCAGAAACCCATTCTAAAAAAACTTATTGGAAGGACCAATGATATTGCTATCCTACCAAGTGGGAAAAAAGCACCGGGTTTAACCTTTTATTATGTTACTAAAAGTATTATTGAAGACGATGGAAACGTTAAAGAATTTACCATCAAACAAACACAATTAAATACTTTTGAAATTGAATATGTCAGTGATATTGAATTAAATGTAACTCAAATTCAAAAGATAGAAAAGGCAATTACGGTATATTTAGAACCAAATTTAACTTTCGGCTTTACCCGAAAAACAGTTTTAGACAGAAGTAAAAGTGGAAAATTAAAACAATTTAAATCTTATCTTTAA
- a CDS encoding ORF6N domain-containing protein produces the protein MEDQSLLSEETISNKIYYIRNQKVMLDSDLAMLYDVETKRLNEQVKRNLSRFPKDFMFQLTENEFENLKSQFATSSWGGSRKLPFVFTEHGVMMLSSVLKSDKAIQTNIQIMRIFTKVRQMLLDTTEIKVDILQIQKKLENHDKNIELVFSYLDELTEKKENESERVKIGYKK, from the coding sequence ATGGAAGATCAATCTTTACTTTCTGAAGAAACTATTTCTAACAAAATATATTATATCCGTAATCAAAAAGTGATGTTGGATAGTGATTTGGCGATGCTTTATGATGTGGAAACAAAAAGATTAAATGAACAGGTAAAAAGAAATTTATCTCGCTTTCCAAAAGATTTCATGTTTCAACTTACTGAAAACGAATTTGAAAACTTGAAGTCGCAATTTGCGACTTCAAGTTGGGGCGGAAGCAGAAAATTACCTTTTGTTTTCACTGAACATGGCGTTATGATGTTATCAAGCGTTCTAAAAAGCGACAAAGCCATTCAAACTAATATACAGATTATGCGCATTTTCACCAAAGTGAGACAAATGCTGCTGGATACAACTGAAATTAAAGTGGATATTCTTCAGATTCAAAAGAAGTTAGAAAATCATGACAAAAATATTGAATTGGTTTTTTCCTATTTAGATGAACTAACGGAGAAAAAAGAAAATGAAAGTGAGAGAGTAAAAATTGGTTATAAAAAATAA
- a CDS encoding DUF4254 domain-containing protein, with the protein MFSKLAYSVFEQSIKDYHQFDNVDQPINNPYPKDKFEHLLYLKNWIDTVQWHFEDIIRDPQIDPVAALTLKRRIDASNQERTDMVEYIDSYFLQKYSEVKVKDGAKINSESPAWAFDRLSILALKIYHMHEEATRAEASQEHRDKCQEKLNVLLEQRSDLSTAIDDLLTDIENGDKFMKVYKQMKMYNDDELNPVLYQNKK; encoded by the coding sequence ATGTTTTCAAAATTAGCATATTCTGTTTTCGAACAAAGCATTAAAGATTATCATCAATTTGATAATGTTGATCAACCTATAAACAATCCTTACCCAAAGGATAAATTTGAACACTTATTGTATTTGAAAAACTGGATTGACACTGTTCAATGGCATTTTGAAGATATCATTCGTGATCCACAAATTGATCCGGTAGCGGCGCTTACTTTAAAAAGAAGAATCGATGCTTCAAATCAGGAGCGTACAGATATGGTGGAATATATCGACAGTTACTTTTTACAAAAATACAGTGAAGTAAAAGTAAAAGATGGCGCAAAAATCAATTCTGAAAGTCCGGCTTGGGCTTTTGACCGATTGTCTATTTTAGCGTTAAAAATTTATCACATGCATGAAGAGGCAACTCGTGCTGAAGCTTCACAGGAGCACAGAGATAAATGTCAGGAGAAATTAAATGTACTTTTAGAACAAAGAAGCGATTTATCAACTGCAATTGATGATTTATTGACTGACATTGAAAATGGAGATAAATTCATGAAAGTGTACAAACAAATGAAAATGTACAATGATGATGAATTGAATCCTGTTTTATATCAAAACAAAAAATAA
- a CDS encoding DUF6427 family protein: protein MITSVFKKSTPLNYSLVVILILVFFFLFQIQEPSWITSYFLAFQKVSLLCFILASFFLINFIVKKNGLSKDNGYAIFFYLLFLLFFPTIFNNANVIYGNFFILLALRRLISLQSLKASKEKIFDASFWILIASLFQFWCILFLILVFISIVFHVSRDYRNWILPFIALVAVSIIFLLVSLIFHIDITDFFQKRAVIDFNIDYFKSNYENGALSIYVAVALFFVVSMLTTLSNRPQIVHSSYKKVVACFFIAAFVYILSPDKSNDLLFFSVAPLTIMAASHVEYMQQKLNNEIVFYVLILCSLFTFFSQL from the coding sequence ATGATAACAAGTGTTTTTAAAAAATCTACGCCATTAAATTATTCATTGGTCGTAATTTTAATACTGGTTTTCTTTTTTCTGTTTCAAATTCAGGAACCTTCCTGGATAACATCTTATTTTTTGGCATTCCAAAAAGTGAGCTTACTGTGCTTTATTCTGGCCTCATTTTTCCTGATAAATTTTATCGTAAAAAAGAACGGACTCAGTAAAGACAATGGTTACGCGATATTTTTTTACTTATTGTTTCTATTGTTTTTTCCCACAATATTTAACAATGCCAATGTAATATATGGTAACTTTTTTATACTATTGGCACTTCGAAGATTGATTTCGCTGCAGTCATTGAAAGCTTCTAAGGAAAAAATATTTGATGCATCATTTTGGATTTTAATAGCCTCTTTATTTCAATTTTGGTGTATTCTTTTCCTGATTTTGGTTTTTATCTCGATAGTTTTCCATGTTTCCAGAGATTATAGAAACTGGATTTTACCCTTTATTGCACTTGTGGCAGTGTCCATAATCTTTTTATTGGTGTCTTTAATTTTCCATATCGACATCACCGATTTTTTTCAGAAACGTGCCGTAATCGATTTTAACATTGATTATTTCAAGAGCAATTATGAAAACGGAGCACTTTCAATCTATGTGGCCGTAGCCTTATTTTTTGTAGTTTCAATGCTGACTACATTGTCAAATCGACCACAAATAGTGCATTCTTCATACAAAAAAGTAGTAGCTTGTTTCTTTATTGCAGCCTTTGTTTATATTCTATCGCCGGATAAAAGTAACGATTTACTCTTTTTTAGTGTTGCGCCCTTGACTATTATGGCAGCAAGTCATGTAGAATATATGCAACAAAAACTCAATAATGAAATTGTTTTTTATGTGTTGATTTTGTGTAGTTTATTTACATTTTTCTCTCAATTATAA
- the upp gene encoding uracil phosphoribosyltransferase, producing the protein MKIHYISKNNSVLNHFLGQIRNVNVQNDSMRFRRNIERIGEIMAYELSKDLAYKNVEIQTPLGIKNTTEIESDLVLCSILRAGLPLHNGFLNYFDHAENSFVSACRYHPNNDAEFEIRVEYQAVSNINDKTVLLLDPMLATGQSIVAVHEKLIQNATPKEIHIVVVIAAPEGVAFLEENLPENCHLWVASLDEKLNEKNYIVPGLGDAGDLAYGSKL; encoded by the coding sequence ATGAAAATTCATTATATCTCCAAAAATAACAGCGTATTAAATCACTTTTTAGGTCAAATCAGAAATGTTAATGTTCAGAACGACAGCATGCGTTTCCGAAGAAATATTGAACGAATTGGCGAGATTATGGCTTATGAACTGAGCAAGGATCTGGCTTATAAAAATGTTGAAATCCAAACTCCGCTTGGCATTAAAAATACGACTGAAATAGAGAGTGATTTAGTTTTATGTTCTATTTTGAGAGCCGGTTTACCGCTGCATAACGGTTTTTTAAATTACTTTGACCACGCTGAGAATAGTTTTGTTTCGGCTTGCCGGTACCATCCAAATAATGATGCCGAATTCGAAATTAGGGTTGAATACCAGGCTGTTTCAAACATAAACGACAAGACTGTTTTACTTCTTGATCCAATGTTGGCAACGGGTCAGTCTATCGTTGCAGTTCACGAGAAACTGATTCAAAATGCAACTCCAAAAGAGATTCATATTGTTGTGGTCATTGCTGCGCCAGAGGGCGTTGCTTTTCTGGAAGAAAATCTTCCGGAAAACTGCCATTTATGGGTCGCCTCTTTAGATGAAAAGCTAAATGAAAAAAATTACATCGTTCCTGGTCTTGGCGATGCCGGAGATCTTGCTTACGGAAGTAAATTATAA
- a CDS encoding UDP-glucuronic acid decarboxylase family protein, with protein sequence MKRILITGAAGFLGSHLCDRFIKEGYHVIGMDNLITGDLKNIEHLFKLEHFEFYHHDITKFVHIPGDLDYILHFASPASPIDYLKIPIQTLKVGSLGTHNLLGLARVKKARILIASTSEVYGDPLVHPQTEEYYGNVNTIGPRGVYDEAKRFQESITMAYHTFHGVETRIVRIFNTYGPRMRLNDGRVIPAFIGQALRGEDLTIFGDGMQTRSFCYVDDQVEGIFRLLHSDYVYPVNIGNPDEITIKDFAEEIIKLTGTNQKVVYHPLPINDPLQRQPDTTKAKELLGWEAKVSRSEGMKITYDYFRSLSKEELSKEEHKDFSNYIK encoded by the coding sequence ATGAAAAGAATACTTATTACAGGAGCGGCGGGATTTCTGGGATCGCATTTATGTGATCGTTTTATCAAAGAAGGATATCATGTTATCGGAATGGATAATTTGATTACCGGAGATCTTAAAAACATAGAGCATTTATTCAAGTTAGAACATTTCGAATTTTACCACCACGATATCACCAAGTTTGTGCACATTCCGGGTGATTTAGATTACATACTACATTTTGCCTCGCCGGCAAGTCCGATTGATTATTTAAAAATTCCAATTCAAACCTTAAAAGTTGGATCTTTAGGAACACATAATTTATTGGGATTAGCCCGTGTGAAAAAAGCAAGAATTTTAATTGCGTCAACATCCGAAGTTTACGGAGATCCGTTGGTTCACCCACAAACGGAGGAATACTATGGAAATGTAAACACCATTGGACCACGTGGGGTTTATGATGAAGCCAAACGCTTTCAGGAATCGATTACCATGGCTTATCACACCTTTCATGGTGTAGAGACCAGAATCGTACGTATTTTTAATACCTATGGTCCAAGAATGCGTCTGAATGACGGACGTGTTATACCTGCTTTTATCGGACAGGCATTACGCGGGGAAGATTTAACCATTTTTGGTGACGGAATGCAAACACGATCTTTCTGTTATGTAGACGATCAGGTGGAAGGTATTTTCAGACTATTGCATTCGGATTATGTATATCCGGTAAATATTGGAAATCCGGATGAAATCACGATTAAGGATTTTGCAGAAGAGATCATTAAATTAACCGGAACCAATCAAAAGGTAGTCTACCATCCATTACCGATAAATGATCCATTACAACGCCAGCCAGACACCACAAAAGCGAAAGAGTTATTGGGTTGGGAAGCAAAAGTAAGCCGTTCTGAAGGAATGAAAATTACATATGACTATTTCAGATCACTTTCAAAAGAAGAACTTTCAAAAGAAGAACACAAAGATTTTTCGAACTATATCAAATAA
- a CDS encoding glycosyltransferase family 4 protein — protein MKDILIISNYYPPEKGAAANRIEQLALKLNQNGYEVSVISPLPNYPKGELFPEYKGRFSVTEKIQNITLKRLWIYPSNSSNIFKRIVSTLSFSSTLFFYLLFAKTPKKVIVQSPPLLLSFVSVFVLWIKGKTILLNVSDLWPTAAIELQVLKKNSISHQILLFIERFIYQKATHIFGQSNEIITHIHSIFPQKKCFLYRNYPDHFVEDFLEEKNNSSEPIKLFYAGLLGVAQGVFELIQQLNLEIDNIELHIFGDGAEKTQIVNYLSQNPTKKIVFHGMLERNVLHETLKNLDIALVPLKTRIYGSVPSKIFEYSALGFPILYYGGGEGENIVEENNLGWVVPVEDFKQLNTTLGTISTLGKAEIQKMKKTILLHAKSHFNLDQQMKELIEKNAF, from the coding sequence ATGAAGGATATTCTAATCATATCAAACTATTATCCACCCGAAAAAGGTGCTGCGGCCAATAGAATAGAACAACTGGCTTTAAAATTGAATCAAAATGGTTATGAAGTTTCGGTAATTTCTCCGCTTCCAAATTATCCAAAAGGCGAATTATTTCCGGAATACAAAGGCCGGTTTTCTGTTACCGAAAAAATCCAGAATATTACCTTAAAACGTCTTTGGATCTATCCAAGTAATAGTTCGAATATCTTTAAACGAATTGTCTCGACACTGTCGTTTTCAAGTACTTTGTTTTTTTATTTATTGTTTGCCAAAACACCTAAAAAAGTAATTGTACAATCGCCGCCGCTATTACTTTCGTTTGTTTCTGTTTTTGTGCTTTGGATTAAGGGTAAAACAATCCTTTTGAATGTTTCAGATCTTTGGCCAACTGCCGCTATCGAATTGCAGGTATTAAAGAAAAACAGTATTTCACACCAAATTTTGCTTTTTATTGAACGTTTTATTTACCAAAAAGCAACGCATATTTTTGGGCAATCTAATGAAATCATTACCCATATTCATTCTATCTTTCCCCAAAAAAAATGCTTTCTATATCGTAATTACCCGGATCATTTTGTGGAAGATTTCCTTGAAGAAAAAAATAATTCAAGCGAACCCATTAAACTATTCTATGCCGGATTATTAGGCGTTGCGCAAGGGGTTTTTGAACTTATTCAGCAATTGAATTTAGAAATTGATAACATCGAACTGCATATTTTTGGTGATGGTGCCGAGAAAACTCAGATTGTGAACTACCTCAGCCAAAATCCAACTAAAAAAATTGTTTTTCACGGAATGTTAGAACGAAATGTTTTGCATGAAACTCTGAAAAATTTAGATATTGCCCTTGTTCCGCTCAAGACAAGAATTTACGGTTCTGTACCATCCAAAATATTTGAGTATAGTGCTTTAGGATTTCCAATACTTTACTATGGAGGAGGCGAAGGAGAAAATATTGTAGAAGAGAATAACCTTGGTTGGGTAGTTCCCGTTGAAGATTTTAAACAATTAAATACAACTTTAGGAACAATATCGACACTAGGTAAAGCAGAAATACAGAAGATGAAAAAGACTATTTTGCTTCACGCCAAAAGTCATTTTAATCTGGACCAACAAATGAAGGAACTCATCGAAAAGAATGCTTTCTAA
- a CDS encoding DUF6341 family protein: MTAFFEGIQYLFVNILFAPLDFLRRLELVTWFGANTINWIFMIICSCAIVYWIKQLRIFDDAGTENQDTTAHSFLK, translated from the coding sequence ATGACAGCTTTTTTTGAAGGAATACAGTACTTATTCGTTAACATTTTATTCGCACCACTTGATTTTTTACGTCGTTTGGAACTTGTTACATGGTTTGGTGCTAATACGATCAACTGGATTTTCATGATCATCTGTTCATGCGCAATCGTTTATTGGATTAAACAATTACGCATTTTTGATGATGCCGGAACAGAAAACCAAGATACTACGGCTCACTCTTTTTTAAAGTAA
- the wecB gene encoding non-hydrolyzing UDP-N-acetylglucosamine 2-epimerase gives MKITLIAGARPNFIKIAPLINAIKDKQNEGFDVSFRLVHTGQHYDKNLSDTFFEELNIPKPNVNLEVKSGSQAEQTAAIMIAFEKELIQNPCDLVLVVGDVNSTMACSIVAKKCHTKVAHVEAGIRSGDLTMPEEINRMLTDSITDYFFTTSTSASENLLKLGSNSENVHFVGNVMIDTLYQNINRISAPDFWEEHQLSEKNYIVLTLHRPGNVDEVSSLIALLHGIDNLANNKKILFPIHPRTQAILSESSTKFKNILFVAPQSYLNFMYLIQNSFAVITDSGGISEETTVMGIPCFTMRNNTERPETETIGSNTIVGTSLENLQKVYGSFLKNGPKKSGVPDLWDGKASERIVSILLAKK, from the coding sequence ATGAAAATCACCCTAATCGCAGGTGCAAGACCTAATTTTATAAAAATAGCACCCCTTATTAATGCTATAAAAGACAAGCAAAATGAAGGTTTTGATGTTTCCTTTCGTTTGGTTCACACAGGGCAGCATTACGATAAAAACTTAAGTGATACCTTTTTCGAAGAATTAAATATTCCGAAACCAAATGTAAATCTGGAAGTAAAAAGCGGTTCTCAGGCAGAACAAACAGCTGCAATTATGATTGCTTTCGAAAAGGAACTTATTCAAAATCCTTGTGATTTAGTTTTGGTTGTTGGTGATGTAAATTCGACAATGGCTTGTTCGATTGTGGCTAAAAAATGTCATACAAAAGTAGCACATGTTGAAGCGGGAATTCGTTCCGGAGATTTAACAATGCCGGAAGAAATCAACAGAATGCTGACAGATAGCATTACGGATTACTTTTTCACAACCTCAACATCCGCTTCAGAAAATTTATTAAAACTAGGATCAAATTCTGAAAATGTACATTTCGTAGGAAATGTTATGATCGATACTTTATATCAGAACATTAATAGAATTTCGGCTCCGGATTTTTGGGAAGAACATCAGCTTAGTGAAAAAAACTACATTGTTCTAACCTTACATCGTCCGGGAAATGTCGATGAAGTTTCTTCTCTTATTGCTTTACTACATGGAATTGATAATTTGGCAAATAACAAAAAAATACTGTTTCCAATTCATCCCAGAACACAGGCTATCTTAAGCGAAAGCTCGACTAAGTTTAAAAACATCCTCTTTGTTGCTCCACAAAGCTACCTGAATTTCATGTATTTAATACAAAACAGTTTTGCCGTTATTACTGATAGCGGTGGTATTTCTGAGGAAACAACTGTAATGGGAATTCCTTGTTTTACCATGCGAAATAACACTGAGCGTCCTGAAACCGAAACCATTGGTTCAAACACTATTGTTGGAACATCATTAGAAAATTTACAAAAAGTATACGGTTCATTTTTAAAAAATGGTCCCAAGAAAAGTGGTGTCCCGGATTTATGGGATGGAAAAGCATCGGAACGAATTGTTTCAATTTTACTGGCTAAAAAATAA